From one Methanothrix sp. genomic stretch:
- a CDS encoding helix-turn-helix domain-containing protein — protein sequence MGRKRLHEVSLKEGEREELESFIRKGKASARSLTRARILLLADEGRSDKEIVDVLKVCRGTVRNTRDKYWKGGLDCALNEKPRSGAPPKIDGRVEAELTLLACSDPPDGRS from the coding sequence ATGGGTAGAAAGAGACTGCATGAAGTGAGTCTGAAAGAAGGCGAAAGAGAGGAGCTTGAGAGCTTCATCAGGAAGGGTAAAGCATCTGCGAGGAGTCTGACGCGTGCGAGGATACTGCTTCTTGCTGATGAGGGTAGGAGTGACAAAGAGATAGTTGATGTGTTGAAGGTTTGCAGGGGCACGGTGCGTAATACACGTGACAAGTACTGGAAGGGTGGTCTTGATTGCGCGCTGAACGAGAAGCCGCGTAGTGGAGCGCCACCCAAGATAGATGGGCGGGTTGAAGCTGAGCTGACGCTTCTTGCGTGCTCCGATCCACCAGACGGCAGATCGAG
- a CDS encoding DUF1829 domain-containing protein → MDNAGNLADLYVEWLRSKISLKEIGDWMEVTFPYLDRHNDYLQIYVRKYDSYYRLMDDGYVINDLLQSGCRLDTPKRKNLMDLILNGFGVSLVDNTLEVKATEHNLACCMHSLIQAMLALNDLFYLASPVISHIFYEDVIAWLKANDIIYVENPILTGKSGFKHHFDLLISRSEIYPDRYIQIVDRPTRDEVVKIAFSWYDTRDARDRDSKAYALLDDSEREIPPNVTDALQNYEVKPVLWSNRNTVVEELAA, encoded by the coding sequence ATGGATAATGCAGGAAATTTAGCCGACTTGTATGTTGAATGGCTAAGAAGCAAAATAAGCCTCAAAGAGATAGGTGATTGGATGGAGGTTACATTTCCCTATCTCGATCGGCATAATGATTACTTGCAGATATATGTCAGGAAATACGATAGCTATTACCGCCTCATGGACGACGGTTATGTGATAAACGACCTTCTTCAGTCTGGATGTAGGTTAGACACCCCGAAAAGAAAAAACTTAATGGATTTAATCTTAAATGGTTTTGGTGTTTCTCTAGTGGATAATACATTAGAAGTCAAAGCCACAGAACATAACCTTGCTTGTTGCATGCACAGCCTAATCCAGGCAATGCTTGCTCTAAACGATCTTTTTTATCTGGCTTCACCTGTCATATCACACATATTCTACGAAGATGTAATTGCATGGTTAAAAGCTAATGATATCATTTATGTCGAAAACCCCATACTCACTGGCAAAAGCGGTTTTAAGCACCATTTTGACCTTTTAATAAGCAGATCCGAGATATATCCGGATAGATATATTCAGATCGTTGATCGCCCCACCAGGGACGAGGTCGTGAAGATTGCTTTTTCCTGGTACGATACCAGGGATGCGCGTGACAGAGACTCTAAAGCGTATGCTCTACTGGACGACTCTGAGCGAGAGATCCCTCCTAATGTTACCGATGCATTACAGAACTATGAAGTTAAACCGGTATTGTGGAGCAATCGCAATACCGTAGTAGAAGAATTGGCTGCCTGA